The stretch of DNA TTAGGCACGTTTGGATTTTGCGCGCTGTTTTCCTTCCGTGGGCCCCTCAAGGTGCCCCATGATGATCCCCGCTTCGCCATCGGTGATCGATGGTTCCACGTGGAACATATGCTGCCATCCGGTCAGCTCTGCCAATTCTTGCCCTGCCGACCGCCCTTTGGGCAACAGCCATGTGGTCGCCTTTGTGGAAAACCGGGCAGATAGTTCGAGCAGACGCGGCAATGGTGCAAAGGCACGGGCCGAAATCACCGATACGGGTTGCGAATCCACCAGCTCCAGCCGGCTACCGATCACTCTGGTGCGGGTCAGTTGCAGCTCATCACAAACGCGCTGAAGCCAATCGACTCGCCGCGCGCGGGATTCGACCATCCACACATCCATGTCCGGACGCAGCAGCGCGATCACCAGACCAGGGAACCCCGCCCCCGTCCCCAGATCGAGCCATGGGCCCGATGTTTCACGTGAAACATCGGCGGACGGCAGATGCGCCAGAAGCTGCGCGGAATCGACGATATGGCGACGCCACACTTCGGCGAGCGATCCGCTCGAGACGAGGTTCTGATGCTCATTCTCTTCGGCCAGCATGGCG from Novosphingobium sp. encodes:
- the rsmG gene encoding 16S rRNA (guanine(527)-N(7))-methyltransferase RsmG produces the protein MIADESAALAWLAARPEFDAAAKGRAERLVAMLAEENEHQNLVSSGSLAEVWRRHIVDSAQLLAHLPSADVSRETSGPWLDLGTGAGFPGLVIALLRPDMDVWMVESRARRVDWLQRVCDELQLTRTRVIGSRLELVDSQPVSVISARAFAPLPRLLELSARFSTKATTWLLPKGRSAGQELAELTGWQHMFHVEPSITDGEAGIIMGHLEGPTEGKQRAKSKRA